A genomic segment from Nicotiana tabacum cultivar K326 chromosome 9, ASM71507v2, whole genome shotgun sequence encodes:
- the LOC107789101 gene encoding auxin-responsive protein IAA14 isoform X3, giving the protein MSIPLEEHDYIGLSEKSSCVSSIEINERKSKKHLNLNLKATELRLGLPGFESPERGPFGVLKGLVYGTKRGYSDTMNGTSLKLAFSRSEVDSAKGHSGLLFSPKGGSKILGAVVSAESNLQPSSMANVVKDPAPKSPSPAQEKKPLIPTSNGHGVAPATKTQVVGWPPIRSFRKKSIVSNPPKTEEDVDGKLGSACVYVKVSMDGAPYLRKVDLKIYKSYNDLSSALEKMFSCFTIGQCGTEGIPIRDGLTESRLMDLLHGSEYVLTYEDKDGDWMLVGDVPWEMFTGSCKRLKIMKSSDAIGLAPRAMEKYKNR; this is encoded by the exons ATGTCAATTCCCTTAGAAGAGCATGATTACATAGGCCTATCTGAGAAGAGTAGTTGTGTTTCCTCAATAGAAATTAATGAGAGGAAAAGCAAAAAacacttgaacttgaacttgaaggcCACTGAGCTTAGACTAGGCTTGCCTGGTTTTGAGTCCCCTGAGAGGGGCCCATTTGGGGTTTTGAAAGGTTTAGTTTATGGAACCAAAAGGGGGTATTCTGACACCATGAATGGTACTTCTCTAAAGTTGGCTTTCTCTAGATCTGAGGTTGATTCTGCTAAAGGTCACAGTGGGTTGTTGTTCTCTCCTAAGGGTGGAAGCAAGATTCTTGGTGCTGTTGTCTCTGCAGAGAGTAATCTTCAACCATCTTCTATGGCCAATGTTGTGAAAGATCCTGCTCCAAAATCGCCAAGTCCAGCACAGGAGAAAAAGCCTCTGATTCCAACTAGTAATGGACATGGGGTTGCTCCAGCCACTAA GACACAGGTAGTAGGATGGCCACCAATTCGATCTTTTCGGAAGAAGTCAATAGTCAGTAATCCTCCCAAGACTGAGGAGGATGTGGATGGTAAGTTAGGATCTGCTTGTGTTTATGTCAAAGTTAGCATGGATGGTGCCCCTTATCTGAGGAAGGTTGACCTTAAGATCTACAAAAGCTACAATGATCTGTCTTCAGCACTAGAAAAGATGTTCAGCTGCTTTACCATTG GTCAATGTGGAACTGAAGGCATTCCGATTCGTGATGGACTAACTGAAAGTAGATTGATGGATCTTCTACATGGATCTGAGTATGTTCTTACCTATGAGGACAAGGATGGTGATTGGATGCTCGTTGGTGATGTTCCATGGGA GATGTTCACAGGGTCTTGCAAGAGGCTGAAGATCATGAAGAGTTCAGATGCAATTGGTCTAG CCCCAAGAGCCATGGAGAAATACAAAAACCGTTAA
- the LOC107789101 gene encoding auxin-responsive protein IAA27 isoform X2, with protein MSIPLEEHDYIGLSEKSSCVSSIEINERKSKKHLNLNLKATELRLGLPGFESPERGPFGVLKGLVYGTKRGYSDTMNGTSLKLAFSRSEVDSAKGHSGLLFSPKGGSKILGAVVSAESNLQPSSMANVVKDPAPKSPSPAQEKKPLIPTSNGHGVAPATKTQVVGWPPIRSFRKKSIVSNPPKTEEDVDGQCGTEGIPIRDGLTESRLMDLLHGSEYVLTYEDKDGDWMLVGDVPWEMFTGSCKRLKIMKSSDAIGLGKLKGAFPSLHIQTRPITLSTRAPGALSSRYARVWERAGPQGSIVRNLTLHFCKRLFPQLEPVTS; from the exons ATGTCAATTCCCTTAGAAGAGCATGATTACATAGGCCTATCTGAGAAGAGTAGTTGTGTTTCCTCAATAGAAATTAATGAGAGGAAAAGCAAAAAacacttgaacttgaacttgaaggcCACTGAGCTTAGACTAGGCTTGCCTGGTTTTGAGTCCCCTGAGAGGGGCCCATTTGGGGTTTTGAAAGGTTTAGTTTATGGAACCAAAAGGGGGTATTCTGACACCATGAATGGTACTTCTCTAAAGTTGGCTTTCTCTAGATCTGAGGTTGATTCTGCTAAAGGTCACAGTGGGTTGTTGTTCTCTCCTAAGGGTGGAAGCAAGATTCTTGGTGCTGTTGTCTCTGCAGAGAGTAATCTTCAACCATCTTCTATGGCCAATGTTGTGAAAGATCCTGCTCCAAAATCGCCAAGTCCAGCACAGGAGAAAAAGCCTCTGATTCCAACTAGTAATGGACATGGGGTTGCTCCAGCCACTAA GACACAGGTAGTAGGATGGCCACCAATTCGATCTTTTCGGAAGAAGTCAATAGTCAGTAATCCTCCCAAGACTGAGGAGGATGTGGATG GTCAATGTGGAACTGAAGGCATTCCGATTCGTGATGGACTAACTGAAAGTAGATTGATGGATCTTCTACATGGATCTGAGTATGTTCTTACCTATGAGGACAAGGATGGTGATTGGATGCTCGTTGGTGATGTTCCATGGGA GATGTTCACAGGGTCTTGCAAGAGGCTGAAGATCATGAAGAGTTCAGATGCAATTGGTCTAGGTAAGTTAAAAGGGGCTTTTCCTTCTCTTCATATTCAGACAAGGCCTATCACTTTGTCCACTAGGGcacccggtgcactaagctcccgctatgcgcgggtctgggaaagggccggaccacaagggtctattgtacgcaaccttaccctgcatttctgcaagaggctgtttcctcagctcgaacccgtgacctcctga
- the LOC107789101 gene encoding auxin-responsive protein IAA27 isoform X1 — translation MSIPLEEHDYIGLSEKSSCVSSIEINERKSKKHLNLNLKATELRLGLPGFESPERGPFGVLKGLVYGTKRGYSDTMNGTSLKLAFSRSEVDSAKGHSGLLFSPKGGSKILGAVVSAESNLQPSSMANVVKDPAPKSPSPAQEKKPLIPTSNGHGVAPATKTQVVGWPPIRSFRKKSIVSNPPKTEEDVDGKLGSACVYVKVSMDGAPYLRKVDLKIYKSYNDLSSALEKMFSCFTIGQCGTEGIPIRDGLTESRLMDLLHGSEYVLTYEDKDGDWMLVGDVPWEMFTGSCKRLKIMKSSDAIGLGKLKGAFPSLHIQTRPITLSTRAPGALSSRYARVWERAGPQGSIVRNLTLHFCKRLFPQLEPVTS, via the exons ATGTCAATTCCCTTAGAAGAGCATGATTACATAGGCCTATCTGAGAAGAGTAGTTGTGTTTCCTCAATAGAAATTAATGAGAGGAAAAGCAAAAAacacttgaacttgaacttgaaggcCACTGAGCTTAGACTAGGCTTGCCTGGTTTTGAGTCCCCTGAGAGGGGCCCATTTGGGGTTTTGAAAGGTTTAGTTTATGGAACCAAAAGGGGGTATTCTGACACCATGAATGGTACTTCTCTAAAGTTGGCTTTCTCTAGATCTGAGGTTGATTCTGCTAAAGGTCACAGTGGGTTGTTGTTCTCTCCTAAGGGTGGAAGCAAGATTCTTGGTGCTGTTGTCTCTGCAGAGAGTAATCTTCAACCATCTTCTATGGCCAATGTTGTGAAAGATCCTGCTCCAAAATCGCCAAGTCCAGCACAGGAGAAAAAGCCTCTGATTCCAACTAGTAATGGACATGGGGTTGCTCCAGCCACTAA GACACAGGTAGTAGGATGGCCACCAATTCGATCTTTTCGGAAGAAGTCAATAGTCAGTAATCCTCCCAAGACTGAGGAGGATGTGGATGGTAAGTTAGGATCTGCTTGTGTTTATGTCAAAGTTAGCATGGATGGTGCCCCTTATCTGAGGAAGGTTGACCTTAAGATCTACAAAAGCTACAATGATCTGTCTTCAGCACTAGAAAAGATGTTCAGCTGCTTTACCATTG GTCAATGTGGAACTGAAGGCATTCCGATTCGTGATGGACTAACTGAAAGTAGATTGATGGATCTTCTACATGGATCTGAGTATGTTCTTACCTATGAGGACAAGGATGGTGATTGGATGCTCGTTGGTGATGTTCCATGGGA GATGTTCACAGGGTCTTGCAAGAGGCTGAAGATCATGAAGAGTTCAGATGCAATTGGTCTAGGTAAGTTAAAAGGGGCTTTTCCTTCTCTTCATATTCAGACAAGGCCTATCACTTTGTCCACTAGGGcacccggtgcactaagctcccgctatgcgcgggtctgggaaagggccggaccacaagggtctattgtacgcaaccttaccctgcatttctgcaagaggctgtttcctcagctcgaacccgtgacctcctga